Within Longimicrobium sp., the genomic segment GAGTCGAGCGCGAGACGGCACTGGCCGAGTCGGGGAAGACCCTCGACGAGATGGCCGCCACCCAGGCCGCCCGCGAGAAGTCGCGCTCCACGCCGCCGCCCGGGTGGGGCGGCAACACTCCGCGCTGGAAAGGCCTGGTCAAGTCCGAGAGGAAGGCCTGGACGGACCGGGCGAACGCCGCGAAGAAGAAGATGGCGGCCTACGCGCAGGCCCATCACCCGGAGCTGAACGTCACGGAGGCGACCTTCGAGTGGAAGCCGAAGGAGATCGACGAGATCTCGCTCGGGGCGATCGCCACGGAGGGCTCCCAGGCGGGGAAGACGGTCTACATCGGCTTCGAGTTCGTCGTCCTGGTGGAGACCGACGAGGCCTACGCCATGAGCACCATCGCCCACGAGCTGCTCGGGCACTCGGCCTACGACGCCCGCGGCTCGAACTTCCAGCAGGAGCTGTACGACCGCGCCCGGACGGTCGAGCCGTCGCTCCCCAAGGGAGAGGAGAGCTACCACTACTGGCCCTCGGAGATCTACTCCCTGCTCCGCGAGTACCCGTACTGGACCAAGGTCTCCGCCGCGGACGAGACGAAGAAGCTCAAGCTCCCCGGCAGCACCAGCCCCCCGCAGGACCTGAACTACGACCCGCTCGACGCGGTCAGGGGACACCTCAAGGTCATCCGCGACCGGTGGGACCCGACGCTGGTGGTCCCGGTGGTCCGCGGCTACCTCCAGCGGCTGCGGGTGGACCCTCTCATCGCCCCCGTGGCGCTGCAGGGGTTCGAGAAGGCCGTCGGCGACGTGTTCCCGGCCGCCGACGCACAGAAGATCCTGAAATGAACGGCGAAGCTCGCGACCCGGTCGACGGGTGGATCGACGCCCTGCTGATCCCGCGCGCCGGCCCCTCGTACGACGAGATCCGCGGCGAGGCGCTGGCGCAGCTCCTGGCGCGCGGCGAGGAGGCGCACGCGCGGATCGTGGAGCGCGCCGGGGCGGCCGACCCCCCGGTGCAGCTCCTGGCGGTGCTCCCCCTCTTCGGCCGGCCGGAGGGCGTCGAGGTGCTGCGCCGGGCGCTGGCGGACGGACCCGGTCCCACCACGGTGACCGCCGCGCACGCGCTGGCGCGCCACCCGGTCCCCGCCGCGCTCGACGCCCTGGTGGCCGCGCTCGGCTCGCCGCGGCCGCAGGTGGTGGCCTCCGCCGCGGCCGGCCTGGCGGAGCGCGGGGACCCGCGCTCCGCGGAGCCCCTGGAGCGCGCGCTGGACACCGCCCCGGACGAGGCGCTCCCCGCCGTGCGCCGGGCGCTGGAGCGGCTCCGCGGCGGGAGGGGCGCGTGAGGAGGGCGGCGTGCGCGCGGCGCTGACGGCCCGCGACCCGGCGCGTCCGGGTGAGGGGGAGCGCCCGGGCGCGCGGGACGCGGCCGCGCCCGGGGCCGCCGCGCTGCGGCTGGCCACGCACCTCCCGGGCGACCTCGCCGCCGAGCGCGAGGCCGGCGCGGCCGCCGGGGCGGTGGCGCGCGGAGGGATCGCGGGCGCGCTCGCCCCGGCGGGCGGGCCCCGCGTGCAGCGCAAGTGCGCCTGCGGCGGCGGGGGCGCCGTCCCGTGCACCTGCGAGGAGGAAGAGGAGGGCGCGCCCGGGGCCGTGCAGCGGATGCCGCTCCCCGGCGACGCCGCGGCGGGGGCGTCCCCGTACGGCGTGCTGGTGGACGACTCCGCCGCGCCCGGGCCGGGGCAGGTGCGCCTGGGCGAGTTCCTGGACCGGCTGGAGGGGCGCCTCGCCTTCGTCTGCGACCTGGAGCTGGCCGCCGCGGGCCGCTCCACGCGGGACTGCCCCTACCTGGAGGCGTGGCTCGCCTACTACCGGGCCCGCTCCGCCGCGCACGTCGAGCGGGCGATCCAGCGCTACACCGGCGCCGCGGGCGGCGACGCCGACGCGCTCCTGGAGGCGGTGGTCTCCGAGGGGCGCTGGGCGGCCGCGCGCTGGGCGCTCACCGGCGCCGTCCCCGAGCTCCCCGAGGGTGTCCCCGCCGACGGGATGCCCCCCGCCTCTCCCGCCCCCGCCGTGCAGCCGAAGGCGGGCGCCGGGACCTCGGGCCCGGGTCCGGCCGACCCCGGCGCGGTGCGGGCGCGTCTGGGCCCCGGGCGCCCGCTGGAGGGCGGGGTGCGGGCGCGGATGGAGAGCGGCTTCGGCGCGAGCTTCGCCGGGGTGCGCGTGCACGCCGACGCCCGCGCCGCGCGCGCCGCCCGGGACCTGGGCGCCCGCGCCTTCACCGTCGGCCGCGACGTGGCGTTCGGGGCGGGGGAGTACCGCCCGGGGACCCTCACGGGCGACCTGCTGCTCGCGCACGAGCTGGCCCACACCGTCCAGCAGTCCGGCGGCGGCCTCGGCCCCGCGGCCGGCGTCTCGCGCGAGCTGGAGGCCGAGGCCGACGCCGCGGCGGCCGGCGCGCTGGGGTTCGGGGCGATGCCGTCGTTCGCCCGCCGCTTCGGCCTCTCGCTGCAGCGCTGCCCGGGCGGCGACGAGAAGAAGGAAGAGACCCCCACCACGCCCCCGGTCCAGGCGTCGGAGAAGGGGGGCGCGCCTCCCGACGCCGCGAAGCCCGATGCCGGGCCGCCGAAGCCGCCCCAGAACCCGCCGCTTCCCGACGCGCCCTCCGCGGCGTGCGGCTCCTCCGTCAAACCGGCCGATCTGGTTACCGAGCACCGGGTAGAGCCCGCCTCCGGCCTCATCGAGAAGCCGGGCGACAAGGTGAAGGTCATCGTCACCTTCGCCTGCAAGCTCCACAAGAGCGGCGGGGGCAAGTCGTGGTTCAAGGACGCCGGGGGACGCTTCCGCCCCAAGGACTTCACCGTCAGCCCCACCCAGATGATGACCTCCTCCGGGGGGCGCATGGAGCGGGAGTTCGACGGGAAGAAGCCCTTCACCGACGTCGGCAGCTACGTGATCGACGGCGACTACACGCACGAGATCGACGCGGTGAAGTACGGCATCGCGGGAGGGAAGGACCTGACCGCGAGCACGTCCGACAGCGCGAAGATGATCTCGCCCACCATCCACGTGAAGACGCGCGCCTACAAGGGGCCGGGCCCGAAGCACCACCACTACACCAAGGAGAACGTAGACCTGCTGGCCAAGATCATCTACTCCGAGATCGGCATCGGCAACGACACCGAGCAGGAGGCGATCGCCTGGGCCGTCCGCAACCAGATGATCGCCGCCGGCACCGGCACCGTCGCCGGCGCGCTGGCCGCCTTCCCCGCCTCCACCCGGCAGGAGGCCACGGACAAGACCCGCGAGATCGCCGACCGCATCCTGCAGCTGGACATGTCGGCCGACACCACGCAGGGCGCCATCCGCTGGTTCTCGCCGTACGCCATGCCCAGCCCCGAAAACGCGAAGAAGAAGTGCAAGGCGCCCAAGGGGAGCGGCAGCGCCGACTGCGAGGGCGGGCTGAAGACGTTCACCGACAACGACGGCGACGAGAAGCAGCGGTACACGCCCGCCTGGGCGAACACCATGACGGAGCGCAACCTCGCGGGCGTGCGCCCCTGGTTCCTGAAGTTCTACGGGGTCTGAAGCAGGGTCGTCCGGACCTGGTGAATGAACTGCGGGACTCTCATGGAGGGCGCAGAGGACACGGAGGAACGGCGTACACGAGCGAAGCTCTCCGTGTCCGCCGTGTCCTCCGTGATATGATACCGTCTTCGAGATTCGCTGTGCATTGGGAAGCTGTCATACCATTTCGCAGGGAATCGTTCGGGTATCAGCCCTGAAAAGGTCTCACACAGAGGGCACAGAGAACACAGAGGAACAGCGGAAGAGATTGCAGTTCTCTCCGTGTCCTCCGTGTCCTCTGTGTGATGCCAATCTGTTTCTCGCGAACCAGAACAATGCTCGGAAACGTGGTATCATTCCGAGTGGAGCCCGATGCGCTGATCTCGCGTTCGCCACCGAAGTCGGCCGGGCGCCCGAGGAATCTACCCGCGGCCGGCAGGAGGCCGGACCGATGCACGGAGCCAGCGTCCGGGCGGGGTGAGTAGATTCCTCGGGCGCCGCCCAGCTGAGGCGCGAAGTCCGGATCGGTGCTGCGGCGCCGCTCGGAATGACATGGTTCGCGAGAGGACCGGATTGCACACTGATTCTTGGAATCCGGTATGAGATCCCAGATCCGTTTAAGGGTGGGCCAGCGGATGTCATCCCGGGGGGAGCGGTAGCGACGCTGGGGCCCCGTTCCGCCCAGTGCCCGACGTCGAATCGAGAAACCATCAGGGCTCACGCGGAGACGCAGAGACGCAGAGAAGAGCCAGGAGCTTCTGCGTCTCTGCGCGAGGCCTCGTACTTTCGCACTTTCGCACTTTCGCACTTTCGCACTTTCGCACTCACGCACTTTACCAACCTTCCCCCCGCCCCAGGCATCGAATCCTGACGCGACACTTTTGCGTACACGGCCGCAACCTCTCGCGCGTTCTCGGGTAGCACGTGGGCTCCCGCGCCCGCACCCCGCGCGCGGGGGAAATACCGGCTCCCTCCCCCCACCCGCCGGAAGAGCATGGACCACGGCACCCCGGACCTCCGCGCGCCGGACGCCGGCGACGAGCTGTACCGCGGTCTCTTCGAGCGCATCCCCGTGGGCGTGTACCGCACCACGCCCGACGGGCGCTACCTGGACGCCAACCCTGCGCTGGTGCGCCTGACGGGGTGGCCCTCGCGCGAGGAGCTCCTCCGCACCCGCCTGGACGACATCTGGGCCGACCCCGCCGAGCGCGGCCGCTGGCAGGAGATGATGGAGCGCGACGGCGTGGTGCGCGACTTCGAGTTCCTCCACCGCCGCTACGACGGCGGCGCCGTGTGGGTGCGCGAGACCGCGCGCGCGCTGCGCGACGAGGCCGGCGACGTCGTCTGCTACGAGGGCGTGGTGGAAGACGTCACCGAGCGCCGCGCCGCCGAGGACCGCCTGCGCTTCCAGGCCCAGCTCCTGGCCGGCGTCCGCGAGTCCGTCATCGCCAACGACCTGGCGGGGAACATCACCTACTGGAACGAGGCCGCCGCCGAGATGTTCGGCTGGACGGCCGCCGAGGCGCTCGGCCGCCACATCGTCGACACCTGCCCCGCGCCGGAGGTGAGGGACGCCGCCGCCGGCATCCTGGCGCGCATCGCCGGGGGCGGGCGCTGGGCGGGCGAGTTCCTGGCCCGGCGCAGGAGCGGCGAGGTCTTCCCGATCCTCCTGAACGTCGCGCCCACCCGCGACGCCGCGGGGCGGGTGAACGGGTGCGTGGGCGTCTGCTCCGACCTCACCCGCCAGAAGCGCGAGGAAGAGGCGCAGCGCTTCCTGGCCGAGGCCGGCGCCGTGCTCGCCTCCTCGCTCGAGTACCAGGCCACCCTGGCCAGCGTGGTGCGCATGGCGGTGCCCGCGCTGGCCGACTTCTGCTTCGTGGACCTGGTGGGCGACGACGGCGCCATCCACCGCCTGGCCAGCGCCCACGTCGACCCCGGGAAGGACGAGCTCGCGCGCGAGCTGGGGCGCTGGCCGCAGTGCCCCCACGGGCCCACCGTCTCCGCCCGGGTGATCCGCGCCGGCCAGACCTGGTTCGTCCCCGAGATCGGCGAGGCCGCCCTGGAGGAGATGAGCGCCCACGCCGACCACGTGCGCATCCTGCGCGCGCTCGACCTCCTCTCCGGCATCGCCGTCCCCCTGGTGGCCCGGGGGCGCACCCTGGGCGTGCTGCGCTTCGCCACCACGCGCGCCGGCGGGCGGCGCTACGGCCCCGACGACGTGCGGCTGGCCGAGGAGCTGGCCCGCGGCGTGGCGCTCGCCGTCGACAACGCCCGCCTCTACGCCGAGGCGCAGGAGGCGCTGGAGGCGCGCGA encodes:
- a CDS encoding HEAT repeat domain-containing protein is translated as MNGEARDPVDGWIDALLIPRAGPSYDEIRGEALAQLLARGEEAHARIVERAGAADPPVQLLAVLPLFGRPEGVEVLRRALADGPGPTTVTAAHALARHPVPAALDALVAALGSPRPQVVASAAAGLAERGDPRSAEPLERALDTAPDEALPAVRRALERLRGGRGA
- a CDS encoding DUF4157 domain-containing protein, yielding MRAALTARDPARPGEGERPGARDAAAPGAAALRLATHLPGDLAAEREAGAAAGAVARGGIAGALAPAGGPRVQRKCACGGGGAVPCTCEEEEEGAPGAVQRMPLPGDAAAGASPYGVLVDDSAAPGPGQVRLGEFLDRLEGRLAFVCDLELAAAGRSTRDCPYLEAWLAYYRARSAAHVERAIQRYTGAAGGDADALLEAVVSEGRWAAARWALTGAVPELPEGVPADGMPPASPAPAVQPKAGAGTSGPGPADPGAVRARLGPGRPLEGGVRARMESGFGASFAGVRVHADARAARAARDLGARAFTVGRDVAFGAGEYRPGTLTGDLLLAHELAHTVQQSGGGLGPAAGVSRELEAEADAAAAGALGFGAMPSFARRFGLSLQRCPGGDEKKEETPTTPPVQASEKGGAPPDAAKPDAGPPKPPQNPPLPDAPSAACGSSVKPADLVTEHRVEPASGLIEKPGDKVKVIVTFACKLHKSGGGKSWFKDAGGRFRPKDFTVSPTQMMTSSGGRMEREFDGKKPFTDVGSYVIDGDYTHEIDAVKYGIAGGKDLTASTSDSAKMISPTIHVKTRAYKGPGPKHHHYTKENVDLLAKIIYSEIGIGNDTEQEAIAWAVRNQMIAAGTGTVAGALAAFPASTRQEATDKTREIADRILQLDMSADTTQGAIRWFSPYAMPSPENAKKKCKAPKGSGSADCEGGLKTFTDNDGDEKQRYTPAWANTMTERNLAGVRPWFLKFYGV
- a CDS encoding PAS domain S-box protein — encoded protein: MDHGTPDLRAPDAGDELYRGLFERIPVGVYRTTPDGRYLDANPALVRLTGWPSREELLRTRLDDIWADPAERGRWQEMMERDGVVRDFEFLHRRYDGGAVWVRETARALRDEAGDVVCYEGVVEDVTERRAAEDRLRFQAQLLAGVRESVIANDLAGNITYWNEAAAEMFGWTAAEALGRHIVDTCPAPEVRDAAAGILARIAGGGRWAGEFLARRRSGEVFPILLNVAPTRDAAGRVNGCVGVCSDLTRQKREEEAQRFLAEAGAVLASSLEYQATLASVVRMAVPALADFCFVDLVGDDGAIHRLASAHVDPGKDELARELGRWPQCPHGPTVSARVIRAGQTWFVPEIGEAALEEMSAHADHVRILRALDLLSGIAVPLVARGRTLGVLRFATTRAGGRRYGPDDVRLAEELARGVALAVDNARLYAEAQEALEAREQVLRVVSHDLRNPLGAVVAHADMLLEEADAPPEVRREWAGTLRGAAGQMTRMIRDLMDAAQLQSGRLSIEPAPCPARALVLEAVQMLRPLAAERGQRLDFDAPEGLPDVHADRERVLQVLSNLVGNAVKFTPRGGEVVVRARQLGAQVAFSVADTGPGLADEELERVFEPFWRGRRAGRDGLGLGLAIARWLVEAHGGTLRAANGGEGGAVFEFTLPVAAARAGRAA
- a CDS encoding DUF4157 domain-containing protein; the encoded protein is HTDERAARLSRELGARAFTVGRDVAFGAGEYRPGTLAGDLLIAHELAHTVQQSGGGLSPAAGESRELEAEADAAAAGALGLVDARPWPVRRAGLSLQRCDGDKKPAAPTASPSPAAPAPAPPPPAPDKIFEEPAAATAAGAPAALQAYAAMSPGDRKKAFQHSYGTGKLKPVLDALGPAKASASFPAELRELLGWIAEADGKRDWVAQYLGGVERETALAESGKTLDEMAATQAAREKSRSTPPPGWGGNTPRWKGLVKSERKAWTDRANAAKKKMAAYAQAHHPELNVTEATFEWKPKEIDEISLGAIATEGSQAGKTVYIGFEFVVLVETDEAYAMSTIAHELLGHSAYDARGSNFQQELYDRARTVEPSLPKGEESYHYWPSEIYSLLREYPYWTKVSAADETKKLKLPGSTSPPQDLNYDPLDAVRGHLKVIRDRWDPTLVVPVVRGYLQRLRVDPLIAPVALQGFEKAVGDVFPAADAQKILK